The following coding sequences are from one Nicotiana tomentosiformis chromosome 3, ASM39032v3, whole genome shotgun sequence window:
- the LOC138907942 gene encoding uncharacterized protein, with protein MVNKRRTRSPQVQQRVDNLVQDDSGFNQGDSYNDQEEEAQYVNNFQGQRNNFQGPSQEQCRPSNDQGNWNSNNQGNWNSGKNQGNWSESNNQGNWQNNNNQGNWGGNNQGEWNNNQGNQRSGFQRPPMNQPPRNPPHYPSHGPSSSNSEMSHIENMFKQMMEKNANSDAQLASHNTSI; from the coding sequence atggtaaacaagagaagaacaagaagtccacaagtgcaacaaagagtggacaatcttgtgcaagatgatagtggatttaATCAAGGTGACTCTTATAATGATCAAGAGGAAGAGgctcaatatgtgaacaactttcaagggcaaagaaacaacttccaaggccctagtcaaGAACAATGTAGACCTTCAAAtgatcaaggcaattggaattctaacaaccaaggtaattggaatagtggaaaaaatcaaggcaattggagtgaaagcaataaccaagggaattggcaaaataataacaatcaaggcaattggggaggcaataacCAAGGTGAgtggaacaacaaccaaggaaatcagaggtcgggttttcaaaggccccctaTGAATCAACCACCGAGAAACCCACCTCAttatccttctcatggtcctagttcctccaaTAGTGAAATGAgtcatattgagaacatgttcaagcaaatgatggagaagaatgctaattctgatgcccaacttgcttcacacaacacgtCAATCtga